The Castor canadensis chromosome 8, mCasCan1.hap1v2, whole genome shotgun sequence genome contains a region encoding:
- the Slc25a3 gene encoding solute carrier family 25 member 3 isoform X1, whose amino-acid sequence MFSSVAHLARANPFNAPQLQLVYDGPRSGPAGPPGPPRRSRNLAAAAVEEQYSCDYGSGRFFILCGLGGIISCGTTHTALVPLDLVKCRMQVDPQKYKGIFNGFSVTLKEDGVRGLAKGWAPTFIGYSMQGLCKFGFYEVFKVLYSNMLGEENAYLWRTSLYLAASASAEFFADIALAPMEAAKVRIQTQPGYANTLRDAAPKMYKEEGLKAFYKGVAPLWMRQIPYTMMKFACFERTVEALYKFVVPKPRSECSKAEQLVVTFVAGYIAGVFCAIVSHPADSVVSVLNKEKGSSATQVLQRLGFKGVWKGLFARIIMIGTLTALQWFIYDSVKVYFRLPRPPPPEMPESLKKKLGLTQ is encoded by the exons ATGTTCTCGTCCGTGGCGCACCTGGCGCGGGCGAACCCCTTCAACGCGCCACAGCTGCAGCTCGTGTACGATGGGCCCCGCAGCGGCCCGGCTGGGCCTCCGGGCCCGCCCCGGCGCTCCCGCAACCTGGCAGCCGCCGCGGTGGAAG AGCAGTATAGCTGTGACTATGGATCTGGCAGATTCTTTATCCTTTGTGGACTTGGAGGGATTATTAGCTGTGGCACAACACATACAGCATTGGTTCCTCTAGATCTGGTTAAATGCAGAATGCAG gtgGACCCCCAAAAGTATAAGGGCATATTTAATGGATTCTCAGTTACACTTAAAGAGGATGGTGTTCGCGGTTTGGCTAAAGGATGGGCTCCAACTTTCATTGGCTACTCTATGCAAGGACTCTGCAAGTTTGGCTTTTATGAAGTCTTCAAAGTCTTGTATAGCAACATGCTTGGTGAG GAAAATGCCTACCTCTGGCGCACATCGCTATATTTGGCTGCTTCTGCTAGTGCTGAATTCTTTGCTGACATTGCCCTGGCTCCTATGGAAGCTGCTAAAGTTCGAATTCAAACCCAGCCTGGTTATGCAAACACTTTGAGGGATGCAGCTCCCAAAATGTATAAGGAAGAAGGCTTAAAAGC ATTCTACAAAGGAGTTGCTCCTCTGTGGATGAGACAGATACCATACACCATGATGAAGTTTGCCTGCTTTGAACGTACTGTTGAAGCATTGTACAAGTTTGTGGTTCCAAAGCCCCGAAGTGAATGTTCAAAGGCAGAGCAGCTGGTTGTAACATTTGTGGCAGGTTACATAG CTGGAGTGTTCTGTGCAATTGTTTCTCATCCTGCTGATTCTGTAGTATCTGTGCTGAACAAAGAGAAAGGTAGCAGTGCCACTCAGGTCCTTCAGAGACTTGGCTTTAAAG GTGTGTGGAAGGGACTCTTTGCTCGTATCATCATGATTGGTACTCTGACTGCACTACAGTGGTTCATCTATGACTCTGTGAAGGTTTACTTCAGGCTCCCTCGCCCTCCTCCACCTGAGATGCCAGAGTCTCTGAAGAAGAAGCTTGGGTTAACTCAGTAG
- the Slc25a3 gene encoding solute carrier family 25 member 3 isoform X2 → MFSSVAHLARANPFNAPQLQLVYDGPRSGPAGPPGPPRRSRNLAAAAVEEYSCEYGSMKFYALCGFGGVLSCGLTHTAVVPLDLVKCRMQVDPQKYKGIFNGFSVTLKEDGVRGLAKGWAPTFIGYSMQGLCKFGFYEVFKVLYSNMLGEENAYLWRTSLYLAASASAEFFADIALAPMEAAKVRIQTQPGYANTLRDAAPKMYKEEGLKAFYKGVAPLWMRQIPYTMMKFACFERTVEALYKFVVPKPRSECSKAEQLVVTFVAGYIAGVFCAIVSHPADSVVSVLNKEKGSSATQVLQRLGFKGVWKGLFARIIMIGTLTALQWFIYDSVKVYFRLPRPPPPEMPESLKKKLGLTQ, encoded by the exons ATGTTCTCGTCCGTGGCGCACCTGGCGCGGGCGAACCCCTTCAACGCGCCACAGCTGCAGCTCGTGTACGATGGGCCCCGCAGCGGCCCGGCTGGGCCTCCGGGCCCGCCCCGGCGCTCCCGCAACCTGGCAGCCGCCGCGGTGGAAG AGTACAGTTGTGAATATGGCTCCATGAAGTTTTATGCACTGTGTGGCTTTGGTGGGGTCTTAAGTTGTGGGCTGACACATACTGCTGTCGTTCCCCTGGATTTAGTGAAATGCCGTATGCAG gtgGACCCCCAAAAGTATAAGGGCATATTTAATGGATTCTCAGTTACACTTAAAGAGGATGGTGTTCGCGGTTTGGCTAAAGGATGGGCTCCAACTTTCATTGGCTACTCTATGCAAGGACTCTGCAAGTTTGGCTTTTATGAAGTCTTCAAAGTCTTGTATAGCAACATGCTTGGTGAG GAAAATGCCTACCTCTGGCGCACATCGCTATATTTGGCTGCTTCTGCTAGTGCTGAATTCTTTGCTGACATTGCCCTGGCTCCTATGGAAGCTGCTAAAGTTCGAATTCAAACCCAGCCTGGTTATGCAAACACTTTGAGGGATGCAGCTCCCAAAATGTATAAGGAAGAAGGCTTAAAAGC ATTCTACAAAGGAGTTGCTCCTCTGTGGATGAGACAGATACCATACACCATGATGAAGTTTGCCTGCTTTGAACGTACTGTTGAAGCATTGTACAAGTTTGTGGTTCCAAAGCCCCGAAGTGAATGTTCAAAGGCAGAGCAGCTGGTTGTAACATTTGTGGCAGGTTACATAG CTGGAGTGTTCTGTGCAATTGTTTCTCATCCTGCTGATTCTGTAGTATCTGTGCTGAACAAAGAGAAAGGTAGCAGTGCCACTCAGGTCCTTCAGAGACTTGGCTTTAAAG GTGTGTGGAAGGGACTCTTTGCTCGTATCATCATGATTGGTACTCTGACTGCACTACAGTGGTTCATCTATGACTCTGTGAAGGTTTACTTCAGGCTCCCTCGCCCTCCTCCACCTGAGATGCCAGAGTCTCTGAAGAAGAAGCTTGGGTTAACTCAGTAG